In the Salvia splendens isolate huo1 chromosome 16, SspV2, whole genome shotgun sequence genome, TATCGATTTGTTGGTCAACGTTTGACCAGAGATGGCCACTACTGGGGAGAAGGAATGGTACTTCTACTGCCCTAGGGACAGGAAGTACCGGAACAGCGCCCGGCCGAACCGCGTCACTGCGGCTGGATTCTGGAAGGCCACTGGAACCGACCGGCCGATCTACTCATCAGACGGTGGCACCAAGTGCATCGGCTTGAAAAAGTCGCTTGTTTTCTATAGAGGGAGAGCTGCGAGAGGAACGAAGACCGATTGGATGATGCATGAGTTCCGGCTGCCCTCGGCCGCGCCAAAGAAATATTTGGACAAAAATATCCCCGCACATGTAAGTGTGGGAATCTTAAAGGTCTCAGGTTCAAATCTCACCAAAAGTTATATCGGATTTTGACTTTATTGACTTTGTTTTTTTAGGAAGCATGGGCAATATGTAGGATTTTCAAGAAAGCAAGCACGAGTGCACAAAGGGCTCTCACTCTCTCCCACCAATCTTGGATTTCAACATATTCCGACAACACTACGATGAATCCATCTTCTTCTTTGAGCATGAGCTTCTCCACCGATTTGCAGCCGTCGAGTTTCTCTCACCTAAATCAGCAATGGCAGTCAAATGGGATCCATCAAAATGCGATCTTTGACGAAGCAAGTCATCAAGAACAGCCTCCAAAGATCTCCACCAACGATGCTTCCTCGTTGTTGCTCGACATGTCGACTTCCGTGCTCGGATATGGGGCGGGGGCGGCGGCGGAGATGGTGCAAGAAAACGGTGGAAGTGTGAATGTGGGAGAGGGGGGTGAAGAGTGGGGGATGATGGTTAGGTATCCGAGTTATGGTTTTGCACTGAGCTCGAATTTGGTGTGGGATTCATCTCCTTGTCCAAGTGAATTGTCCACGGCTTATTCTACTAACAATTGCTACACTTGATTATTAGATTTTCATATAGATCTAATTCCAAAGTTGTAtctcttctcttctttttatttctttgattttggtGAGAAAAGTGACTACATACGACTTTAAAATTTGAAGATGGTTTGTTTTTCCCCATTACGATGATAGAAATATTTATTGGGTTTTTCAGAAAAATCAAACCATGCATTCACAATCTCAAAGAGAGGAAGATGCAATGCGTCTAGGAAAGAAGCATCTCCCGTCGACTATGAACAATTATgcatagagagagagaattgttATGCTATCTATATTACCACTAGTACTCGTATTGGTAATCATTTTactatactattttttttatctagttGATTCGGTTCTGATATCTTAAAATGGAATTTATAGAGAAAATTGACGAATCgaactttaatttttatgaaaatacaattaatgagatcaataataattttaaaagtaccagaaacaaattaaatggataaaaaaaattaaaaaattaatgtcagCGTGACTAAACGAGAACGGTGCTCGCAGATAATGCTCACACAATATATGTTAAAAGAAGAATAATAAGTTATGTCTAAGacaacttttaaaataaaaaaaggacaTGCACacaatgaagaaaaaataaaaacaaagtcACCAATTATAGATAAATGAcaataaatatcaataataacaatcaatagtaataaataataataataaagaagCTAAAGAAAAACTAACTATTACAAATGGAACTCAATCTTCATCTTAGAGCATCACCATCTCAAGGAGTTGTGCATGTCCCTGCATGCATGCACAAAGGGACTGCATTAGTGGACCCGGGCTCCGAGTGCATCGCACATTAAGGCGTGCGACGACTCACCATGCATGCGGCCTTGCACATGAGCGTCTTGGCCAATACCTATTGTATTATGGAGGTTTATTATGCT is a window encoding:
- the LOC121770146 gene encoding protein FEZ-like, encoding MEQEWNIENDNNAEVMLPGFRFHPTDEELVGFYLRRKVQHKPLSIELIKQLDIYKYDPWDLPKMATTGEKEWYFYCPRDRKYRNSARPNRVTAAGFWKATGTDRPIYSSDGGTKCIGLKKSLVFYRGRAARGTKTDWMMHEFRLPSAAPKKYLDKNIPAHEAWAICRIFKKASTSAQRALTLSHQSWISTYSDNTTMNPSSSLSMSFSTDLQPSSFSHLNQQWQSNGIHQNAIFDEASHQEQPPKISTNDASSLLLDMSTSVLGYGAGAAAEMVQENGGSVNVGEGGEEWGMMVRYPSYGFALSSNLVWDSSPCPSELSTAYSTNNCYT